A genomic region of Alicyclobacillus sp. SO9 contains the following coding sequences:
- a CDS encoding divalent metal cation transporter, with translation MLRKNNPLANIHKLDRLFRFSVPLLHRPLIGMTATGSFRRWERFMYVMVIANFLVIPLVLMTHPTARPVVTGFLQPGVHGGFTSDALLLIIGMVGTTVAPWQLFFQQSNVIDKRLTPGGCLMSGSIQ, from the coding sequence ATGTTACGGAAGAACAACCCATTAGCAAACATACATAAACTGGATCGCTTATTCCGGTTTTCTGTTCCATTGCTACACAGACCCCTCATTGGCATGACGGCTACCGGTAGTTTTCGCCGCTGGGAGCGATTTATGTATGTGATGGTTATCGCCAATTTTCTGGTCATACCTCTTGTACTCATGACCCATCCAACTGCTCGCCCAGTAGTTACAGGTTTTTTGCAACCGGGAGTGCATGGTGGGTTCACCTCGGACGCACTGCTTCTCATCATTGGTATGGTGGGGACGACAGTGGCACCGTGGCAGTTGTTTTTTCAGCAATCAAACGTGATCGACAAGAGGCTGACACCCGGTGGTTGTCTTATGAGCGGTTCGATACAGTAA
- a CDS encoding Ger(x)C family spore germination protein: MTMGQHTRWIVSALLMGILLGVPGCKDLREVDDLNIVLAVGIDETQDQRIRVTTEIVDPANSRGPSSGAGTGKRDEATITRQQTGSTIEEAVGLLDEEVPRKLFLAHNSVIIFGHNYATHGIDRALDYLERNRSYRRNQLFVVTDGTASDLMTSSVTPEFYHATAMRSLVEQGMHKSTAVNSTQLSFMKQYLRPSHTPAMARLETAKNGIVPEGIGLFDGGQYKDYLTSAEVPALLRFMQDTQQTEITIPCTNKETPQGDMSQTYRILHTHTNVTPQVHGNEIRFFVNVRGQAEISRLCPGSKPTPQTYSKWEIQLDHTLQEQMQRVFTRLQKDDVDSVHFSDVLYKRNPILWQQMAHQWKELFPHIQVTYDVQVQLLRHGLASKSPDVEYSPEGLPPHAGREGVAP, from the coding sequence ATGACGATGGGACAACACACTCGGTGGATCGTTTCGGCTTTGTTGATGGGGATATTGCTCGGAGTACCTGGATGTAAAGACCTGCGAGAAGTCGATGATCTCAATATCGTGTTAGCCGTCGGTATCGACGAAACACAGGATCAACGGATTCGAGTCACCACAGAAATCGTGGATCCAGCGAATAGTCGTGGACCAAGCTCAGGTGCGGGTACGGGCAAGCGAGATGAAGCTACAATTACACGCCAACAAACCGGAAGTACCATCGAAGAGGCGGTCGGGCTATTGGATGAAGAAGTCCCAAGAAAGTTGTTTTTGGCCCATAATTCCGTGATTATATTCGGACATAACTATGCCACACACGGGATCGATCGCGCTCTGGATTATTTAGAGCGGAATCGGAGTTATCGGCGCAATCAATTGTTTGTGGTCACCGATGGTACCGCATCCGATTTGATGACGTCTTCGGTCACACCAGAGTTCTATCATGCAACGGCTATGCGTTCCCTAGTCGAACAAGGAATGCACAAATCCACTGCGGTGAACAGTACACAATTAAGTTTCATGAAACAATACCTGCGTCCTTCACACACTCCAGCGATGGCTCGTCTGGAGACGGCCAAAAACGGCATTGTTCCGGAAGGCATTGGGCTCTTTGATGGAGGTCAGTATAAAGATTATTTGACATCTGCAGAAGTTCCGGCATTGTTGCGGTTTATGCAGGACACTCAGCAAACTGAAATCACAATCCCTTGCACAAATAAAGAGACGCCACAAGGAGATATGAGTCAGACCTATCGCATCCTACACACTCATACGAACGTGACCCCGCAAGTTCACGGCAATGAGATCAGGTTTTTCGTGAATGTTCGTGGACAAGCAGAAATTTCACGGTTATGTCCTGGGAGTAAACCGACGCCTCAAACCTATTCAAAATGGGAGATCCAACTTGATCACACGCTTCAGGAACAGATGCAGCGCGTATTCACGCGGCTCCAGAAAGACGATGTGGACTCTGTCCACTTCTCCGATGTCCTCTATAAGAGAAATCCGATCCTCTGGCAACAAATGGCTCACCAGTGGAAGGAACTTTTTCCGCATATTCAAGTGACCTATGACGTTCAGGTCCAGCTGTTACGTCACGGTCTGGCTTCCAAATCTCCGGATGTGGAGTACTCTCCAGAAGGACTCCCTCCTCATGCTGGACGGGAAGGGGTTGCTCCTTGA
- a CDS encoding endospore germination permease, producing MFIRTFPNQSLANGLETAFGPWLGRLIGVWMIIFFFVFSAMLLRELTVFVEVTSLPKTPAYLISATILVPIAYGVFQGVEVVGRLAEFLTPVALMIGVILVVLSFQNADFSQIQPVLAHGWTPVLRASVLPATSFAFELIGVLQFVKSIKGGKTLGRDLLYVGASLTVFGVLVEMLIISVLGPSITYLSLPVAEVIRGIRIGEFIQRFDTIYVMGVIATMVLKISVFLYAMSSAMQDTFRLSTFRNVVWPNGIAIWTASILFFHNSPDLHEFMVYVTPAYFSFTLVLMPIFAVLTFRLKKVFGSQ from the coding sequence GTGTTTATCCGGACGTTTCCCAATCAATCACTTGCTAATGGGCTCGAAACCGCCTTTGGCCCTTGGCTTGGTCGGTTAATAGGGGTTTGGATGATAATTTTCTTTTTCGTTTTCTCGGCCATGTTGCTTCGGGAACTTACGGTATTTGTGGAAGTCACGAGTCTTCCCAAAACTCCGGCGTACCTGATTTCTGCGACTATCCTGGTTCCAATTGCGTACGGGGTTTTTCAAGGTGTTGAGGTAGTGGGACGATTGGCAGAATTTCTCACACCAGTAGCCTTAATGATTGGCGTGATTTTGGTTGTATTGTCCTTCCAAAATGCAGACTTTTCCCAAATCCAACCTGTGTTGGCCCATGGCTGGACCCCAGTACTTCGAGCATCTGTGTTGCCCGCCACATCGTTCGCGTTTGAATTGATTGGCGTTTTACAATTTGTGAAATCGATCAAAGGTGGAAAAACACTTGGGCGGGACCTGTTGTACGTGGGGGCATCTTTGACCGTATTTGGAGTATTGGTTGAGATGTTGATAATTTCAGTGCTGGGTCCATCGATAACCTATTTGTCCTTACCTGTGGCCGAGGTCATTCGGGGAATCCGTATCGGCGAATTCATACAAAGGTTCGACACCATTTACGTAATGGGCGTAATCGCTACGATGGTCTTAAAAATTTCCGTGTTTCTATATGCCATGTCTTCAGCCATGCAGGATACCTTTCGACTTTCCACCTTCAGAAATGTAGTTTGGCCGAATGGAATCGCCATCTGGACAGCCAGCATTTTATTCTTTCACAATTCGCCCGACCTGCATGAGTTTATGGTCTATGTGACACCGGCATATTTTAGTTTCACTTTGGTCCTCATGCCAATATTCGCCGTTCTGACATTTCGGTTGAAAAAAGTATTCGGTTCCCAATGA
- a CDS encoding tyrosine-type recombinase/integrase, producing the protein MAHINSVLEGYLPWLNRQPFSPNTRIAYRRWVEQFVRYLNAYPAVYGDPLGESSARDYAVRDFKSHLKTIHHAKPASVNLALAALDHFYARYLQMGSPQVEREELPNQAPRALSPEEQRRFLRAVERQPNTRDQAIGTLLFYTALRISECVQLNVDDVMISERKGQVTVRMGKGNRYREVPLNASVRSSLQAWLDDRHIQFPGTAESALFLTRRGNRCSIRSVDLVIRKIAQDAGLTLSAHTLRHTCLTNLVRNGHDLVMVAELAGHKRLDTTRRYSLPSDEDRAMAMEGLKMEV; encoded by the coding sequence ATGGCACATATAAACTCGGTACTTGAGGGTTATCTTCCTTGGTTGAATCGGCAACCTTTTTCACCAAATACTCGAATTGCGTACCGTCGATGGGTTGAACAATTTGTACGTTACTTGAATGCATATCCGGCTGTATACGGAGATCCGCTTGGTGAATCATCCGCTCGTGACTACGCGGTGCGGGATTTTAAGTCTCATCTGAAGACGATACACCATGCCAAGCCAGCTTCCGTGAATCTTGCTCTCGCTGCTCTTGACCACTTCTATGCTCGATATCTTCAGATGGGGAGTCCCCAGGTAGAGCGAGAGGAACTGCCGAATCAAGCACCACGGGCGCTTTCTCCCGAAGAACAAAGACGCTTCTTACGAGCGGTTGAACGTCAACCGAATACTCGAGACCAAGCAATCGGGACGCTTCTCTTTTATACCGCCCTACGTATCAGTGAGTGCGTACAACTCAATGTAGATGACGTTATGATCTCGGAACGTAAAGGGCAAGTAACGGTTCGAATGGGAAAAGGAAATCGATATCGGGAAGTTCCTCTGAACGCTTCGGTTCGATCATCCTTGCAGGCGTGGCTAGATGATCGCCACATTCAGTTTCCGGGTACAGCAGAGTCGGCTTTGTTCCTCACTCGACGTGGGAACCGCTGCTCGATTCGCTCTGTCGATTTAGTAATTCGAAAAATCGCACAAGACGCTGGACTCACATTGTCTGCTCACACGCTTCGGCATACTTGCCTGACCAATTTGGTACGTAATGGTCACGACCTTGTGATGGTGGCTGAACTTGCAGGCCACAAGCGACTGGATACAACGCGGCGATATAGCCTACCGAGTGACGAGGACCGCGCAATGGCAATGGAAGGCCTCAAAATGGAGGTGTAA
- a CDS encoding NRAMP family divalent metal transporter produces the protein MRTNLAIQDTAILDSQHIGDIKGALGTVRVDDNVTRKSWRSRILTLLAIMGPGLIVMVGDNDAGGVATYAQAGQNFGTSLLWVLLLLVPVLIVNQEMVVRLGLVTGVGHARLIFERFGKFWGAFSVGDLFILNVLTIVTEFIGIRMAMSHFGVKPWVSVALASILLIGMTATGSFRRWERFMYVMVIANFLVIPLVLMTHPTARPVVTGFLQPGVHGGFTSDALLLIIGMVGTTVAPWQLFFQQSNVIDKRLTPRWLSYERFDTVIGSVVVVVAATALIVTTAFAFQGTTLAGQFVNAGTVIAGLSLHVGVVAGDLFAIILLNASLIGAAAVTLSTSYAFGDVFGTKHSLHRNIKEGWSFYVVYGIIILVSAGIVVIPHAPLGLITTGVQALAGILLPSATVFLLLLCNDKAVLGPWVNRPWLNIIGSVIVGVLVVLSLILAIATFFPSVNVQVLSLVSAGVLFVGLVAAGLVWYRRRSPVKPMYGEEDRHTWRMPPLGKLPKVIWSPTQKLAMATLRGYLVIAVIMLVVKIVQLSIGG, from the coding sequence ATGCGCACAAATTTGGCAATTCAAGACACGGCTATACTGGACAGCCAGCATATTGGTGACATCAAAGGCGCACTTGGTACAGTGCGTGTTGACGATAATGTAACTCGTAAGAGCTGGCGGTCCCGTATACTGACCCTGCTCGCCATCATGGGTCCTGGACTCATCGTGATGGTTGGTGACAATGACGCAGGCGGCGTGGCGACCTACGCTCAAGCAGGGCAAAACTTTGGCACAAGCCTTCTCTGGGTGTTACTGCTTCTGGTACCGGTGCTGATTGTGAATCAAGAAATGGTGGTTCGTCTTGGTCTAGTAACTGGAGTTGGCCATGCCAGGTTGATTTTTGAGCGGTTCGGGAAGTTCTGGGGAGCCTTCTCAGTTGGTGACTTGTTCATCCTGAACGTCCTCACCATTGTTACAGAATTTATCGGTATCCGAATGGCGATGTCCCATTTCGGCGTTAAGCCTTGGGTTTCAGTTGCACTTGCATCCATTTTACTCATTGGCATGACGGCTACCGGTAGTTTTCGCCGCTGGGAGCGATTTATGTATGTGATGGTTATCGCCAATTTTCTGGTCATACCTCTTGTACTCATGACCCATCCAACTGCTCGCCCAGTAGTTACAGGTTTTTTGCAACCGGGAGTGCATGGTGGGTTCACCTCGGACGCACTGCTTCTCATCATTGGTATGGTGGGGACGACAGTGGCACCGTGGCAGTTGTTTTTTCAGCAATCAAACGTGATCGACAAGAGGCTGACACCCCGGTGGTTGTCTTATGAGCGGTTCGATACAGTAATTGGTTCTGTTGTTGTGGTGGTTGCAGCAACTGCACTCATCGTAACGACTGCATTTGCATTCCAGGGAACCACCCTGGCTGGACAATTTGTGAATGCCGGCACTGTGATTGCTGGATTGTCGCTGCATGTTGGAGTGGTGGCCGGTGATTTGTTTGCAATCATTTTGCTGAATGCATCCTTGATTGGCGCTGCGGCAGTTACCCTATCGACTTCGTATGCGTTTGGTGATGTGTTTGGTACAAAACATTCATTGCACCGGAACATCAAGGAAGGCTGGAGCTTTTACGTGGTGTACGGCATCATCATTTTGGTTTCCGCTGGCATCGTCGTCATCCCACATGCTCCGCTTGGGCTTATCACAACTGGAGTACAAGCTTTGGCAGGCATTCTGCTCCCAAGCGCGACCGTGTTTTTGTTACTTCTGTGCAATGACAAAGCTGTTTTAGGACCTTGGGTTAATCGTCCGTGGTTGAATATCATCGGTAGTGTAATTGTCGGTGTGTTGGTTGTACTTTCGTTGATTTTAGCCATTGCAACGTTCTTTCCGAGTGTCAACGTCCAGGTATTAAGCCTTGTTTCAGCTGGCGTACTATTCGTTGGGCTTGTGGCAGCTGGCCTAGTATGGTATCGGAGGCGTTCACCAGTCAAACCGATGTACGGAGAAGAAGACCGGCACACTTGGCGAATGCCTCCGCTTGGCAAACTGCCGAAGGTAATATGGTCTCCGACACAAAAGCTCGCCATGGCGACCCTTCGTGGTTATCTGGTGATAGCAGTCATTATGCTTGTCGTAAAGATTGTTCAACTATCCATTGGAGGTTAA
- the ytaF gene encoding sporulation membrane protein YtaF gives MLMLLLSALLFSISSNLDNVVVGTAYGIKKIRIGIIANFIIAVVTTTGTFLSMSAGSYIAKFMPQSVSNVLGAAIIVVVGIYFVIQSLIKLIHNTNARELALKDLSHMVEYAERSDVDKSGHIDAKEAFMLALGLTFNNLGTGIAASITGVNIFLTVISTFLISILTIILGYSIGKNVLGRFFGKYAPLIAGVLLIVLGFIEMFN, from the coding sequence ATGTTAATGCTTCTTTTGTCAGCATTATTGTTCAGTATATCCTCCAATCTTGACAATGTAGTTGTCGGTACTGCTTATGGAATAAAGAAAATCAGGATAGGAATCATTGCAAACTTTATCATTGCGGTTGTAACAACAACCGGGACCTTTTTATCGATGTCAGCCGGTTCGTATATTGCAAAATTCATGCCACAATCAGTATCAAATGTTTTAGGTGCTGCAATTATTGTGGTTGTGGGTATTTATTTTGTCATACAAAGCCTTATAAAACTAATACATAACACCAATGCAAGAGAACTAGCATTAAAAGATCTTTCTCATATGGTTGAGTACGCAGAACGCTCAGATGTCGATAAATCGGGTCATATTGATGCGAAAGAAGCGTTTATGTTGGCGTTAGGATTAACATTTAACAATTTAGGGACTGGAATCGCTGCAAGTATCACAGGAGTCAATATTTTTCTCACCGTAATCTCAACATTTCTCATAAGTATATTGACAATTATCCTCGGATACTCCATTGGTAAAAATGTGTTAGGAAGGTTCTTCGGTAAATATGCCCCATTAATTGCAGGTGTTTTGTTAATTGTACTTGGCTTTATCGAAATGTTTAATTGA
- a CDS encoding APC family permease gives MYKQALWIHPVVISIATIALAFALFNFGNVKRILVGRPMRTRELYQSHTKLNWLIALPILAADLYSSVAYGPEAGITELEPLGPNVKWMIIPITASTVILLAILITSYIMGVIAYPNGGGAYAIGKDNFKKPLISLIAASALLVDYVLTVAVSVSSGIQTMASSYPILSGHETLLSVVCVFIILLVNLRGVSESSKVFAYPTMIFAGCMLFLIGAGFVDETHHGFVQPVTPPFGTIPLGLSLMLLLRAFSSACSALTGIETISNGVPVFREGKTGAIKAYVVLGLVTAFTLLGFAYQLYVKGISVNPNNTMLSQLAGLYFGHGLIYQIIIVFTFVVLILAANSTFTGFPQLAALVAMDRFLPRSLTIRGDKLGYSNGMVVLAALAALLIELFHAQTNALIPLYAIGVFVAFTVAQSGLTIRWLRVKGNLWYIKATINAFGAAVTTVVAIIFAVTKFTTGAWIVLVVLPVLIFLASKIRRHYDEVANELRIDLNQVHPQKHHVLSVVLVSGVHRVVVDTISFAQSTTQDVIALYIGFDDESIEKMEKKWKEWGEPCRLVTVKSEYRSLLYPLSKFIRRLENYEGGKPDHVQLLIGQFVPKRWWHYALHSQTSLLLRAWMLRHKEVVVTTLPYHLHR, from the coding sequence ATGTACAAGCAAGCTCTCTGGATTCATCCAGTTGTCATCTCAATTGCAACTATTGCGCTGGCATTTGCCTTATTCAATTTTGGAAACGTAAAGCGCATACTCGTCGGTCGTCCGATGAGGACACGGGAACTGTATCAATCCCATACCAAGCTGAACTGGCTCATTGCACTCCCAATTCTCGCTGCCGATTTATACTCATCTGTGGCGTATGGACCCGAGGCCGGCATCACCGAATTGGAGCCATTGGGCCCAAATGTAAAGTGGATGATTATCCCGATCACAGCATCAACCGTGATCCTGCTCGCAATTCTAATTACATCGTACATAATGGGTGTCATTGCCTATCCAAATGGTGGTGGTGCCTATGCCATAGGCAAGGACAATTTTAAGAAACCTTTGATATCCCTGATTGCGGCAAGTGCATTGCTTGTTGACTATGTACTGACCGTCGCCGTTTCGGTGTCATCCGGCATCCAGACGATGGCTTCTTCGTATCCAATCCTATCTGGGCACGAAACTCTGTTGTCGGTGGTTTGTGTGTTCATCATCTTGTTGGTCAACTTACGTGGGGTCTCGGAGTCCTCAAAGGTTTTTGCTTACCCGACGATGATCTTCGCAGGATGTATGCTCTTCCTAATTGGGGCTGGATTTGTAGATGAAACTCATCATGGATTTGTCCAACCTGTTACACCACCCTTCGGGACGATTCCGCTCGGACTTAGCCTGATGCTTTTGCTTCGAGCATTTAGTTCTGCGTGTTCGGCACTGACTGGTATTGAGACAATATCGAACGGAGTTCCGGTTTTCAGGGAGGGCAAAACGGGAGCAATTAAAGCTTATGTGGTTCTCGGATTGGTTACAGCATTCACGTTACTTGGATTTGCCTATCAATTGTACGTAAAAGGAATTTCAGTCAACCCCAACAATACAATGCTCTCTCAGTTAGCTGGGTTGTACTTCGGGCATGGATTGATTTATCAAATCATCATTGTCTTTACTTTTGTGGTTCTTATTTTGGCCGCCAATTCGACATTTACAGGATTTCCACAGCTTGCAGCTCTAGTAGCGATGGACCGATTTTTGCCACGATCACTCACCATCCGCGGCGATAAATTGGGATACTCAAACGGTATGGTTGTCCTGGCAGCACTAGCAGCCTTATTGATCGAGCTGTTTCATGCGCAGACGAATGCTCTGATCCCGCTTTATGCAATCGGTGTATTTGTCGCGTTTACAGTCGCTCAGTCTGGCTTGACCATCAGATGGCTTCGTGTGAAAGGGAATTTATGGTACATCAAAGCAACCATTAACGCCTTTGGCGCCGCGGTTACAACTGTGGTCGCCATTATTTTTGCCGTAACCAAGTTCACGACTGGGGCTTGGATTGTGCTGGTTGTACTACCGGTCTTGATATTTTTGGCGTCCAAGATTCGACGGCATTACGACGAAGTTGCAAATGAACTTCGAATCGATCTTAATCAGGTTCATCCTCAAAAACATCATGTTCTGTCAGTTGTTCTTGTTTCAGGAGTCCATCGTGTGGTCGTTGATACCATTTCGTTTGCTCAAAGTACAACTCAAGACGTTATTGCGCTATACATTGGGTTTGATGATGAATCCATTGAAAAGATGGAGAAGAAATGGAAGGAATGGGGAGAACCCTGCAGACTTGTCACTGTCAAAAGTGAATACCGCTCTCTGCTCTATCCTTTGTCAAAGTTTATTCGGCGGTTGGAAAATTATGAGGGAGGGAAACCCGACCATGTACAGTTGCTCATCGGTCAGTTTGTCCCCAAAAGATGGTGGCATTATGCATTACATTCGCAGACTTCGCTTCTTCTCCGTGCCTGGATGTTGCGTCACAAGGAGGTTGTTGTTACGACTTTACCGTATCATTTACACCGCTAG
- a CDS encoding site-specific integrase, which yields MEFVQPIREKKQIDSIKKILKATNLRDYCLFILGINSGLRISDLLKLNIRDVMDERGRVRDRISIRETKTGKTKDFPVGDTARKAIVEYLGTRAYTLDDPLFLSRKGGQALKRQQAYKIINDAARAVGIKENIGTHTLRKTFGYHAYQTGVSLAVLQKLFNHSAPSVTLSYIGITQDELDDVYLNLNL from the coding sequence TTGGAATTTGTTCAACCGATTCGCGAGAAAAAACAAATCGATTCTATAAAGAAAATTCTCAAGGCTACAAACTTGAGGGATTATTGCTTGTTCATATTAGGGATTAACTCTGGTCTTCGAATTAGCGACTTACTTAAACTGAACATTCGTGACGTGATGGACGAGCGAGGTCGAGTAAGAGACCGAATTTCTATTCGGGAAACTAAAACAGGTAAAACCAAAGACTTTCCGGTTGGAGATACAGCACGTAAAGCCATCGTCGAATATTTGGGTACTCGGGCTTATACTTTAGATGATCCCCTGTTTTTGTCCAGGAAAGGCGGCCAAGCTCTAAAGAGGCAGCAAGCCTACAAGATCATTAACGATGCAGCCAGAGCAGTAGGCATTAAAGAAAACATTGGCACACATACGCTTCGGAAGACTTTTGGGTACCATGCGTATCAAACAGGCGTCAGCTTAGCTGTGCTTCAGAAGCTATTCAATCATTCCGCTCCAAGTGTCACCCTGTCATACATCGGCATCACCCAGGATGAACTGGATGACGTGTACCTGAATCTGAATCTTTAG